A single window of Bradyrhizobium daqingense DNA harbors:
- a CDS encoding ArnT family glycosyltransferase yields MAETYPPPRFGAPREPKSPVNPGSGLVRMLDIATASHARAVGFLVLCALLLFLPGFFTIPPIDRDEARFAQATKQMVESGDYVDIRFQEDVRYKKPVGIYWLQSAAVEAAAALKLPKAELRIWVYRLPSLLGAIGAVLMTYWAALGFITRRAAVLAALMMCASVLLGVEARLAKTDAMLLLCVVATMGAMARAYLSWQRAEDEARPPWSWPAIFWTALAVGILIKGPLILMFAGLTIVALAIQDRDSSWLWKLRPVWGLMWTLVLVLPWFVAIFWRAGETFFTDSVGGDMLSKLGAQESHGAPPGLYLALFWITFWPGAPLAVMAAPAVWRARREPGAQFLLAWLIPSWIVFEAVLTKLPHYVLPLYPAIAILTAGAVERRVLSRSWLMRGAAWWFAIPAAASIMVVVGAVILTRQPAFVAWPFIAAALIFGLFAWWLYDNNRAERSLLNALVAALMLAVVVYGIVLPSLTPLFPSIEIARALRNVTCVGPKAASAGYHEPSLVFLTGTKTLLTDGSGAADFLGQGSCRFALIEQRSERSFVQRAEAIGLRYKVGTRIDGYNFSQGRAISISIFRSEGTE; encoded by the coding sequence ATGGCCGAGACCTATCCACCCCCCCGTTTTGGAGCGCCCCGCGAGCCGAAATCGCCCGTCAATCCGGGCAGCGGGCTCGTGCGCATGCTCGATATCGCCACGGCCAGCCATGCCCGCGCGGTCGGCTTCCTGGTGCTGTGTGCGCTGCTGCTGTTCCTGCCTGGCTTCTTCACCATTCCGCCGATCGACCGCGACGAAGCACGCTTCGCCCAGGCCACTAAGCAGATGGTCGAGAGCGGCGACTATGTCGACATCCGTTTCCAGGAGGATGTCCGCTACAAGAAGCCGGTCGGCATCTATTGGCTGCAATCGGCGGCCGTGGAAGCTGCCGCGGCGCTCAAGCTGCCGAAGGCCGAATTGCGCATCTGGGTCTACCGCCTGCCGTCGCTGCTGGGTGCGATCGGCGCGGTGCTCATGACCTATTGGGCCGCGCTCGGCTTCATCACGCGGCGCGCCGCGGTGCTGGCGGCCCTCATGATGTGCGCCTCCGTGCTGCTCGGCGTCGAGGCGCGGCTCGCCAAAACCGACGCGATGCTACTGCTCTGTGTGGTCGCGACGATGGGGGCGATGGCGCGGGCCTATCTGTCCTGGCAGCGCGCCGAGGACGAGGCCCGTCCGCCCTGGAGCTGGCCGGCTATCTTCTGGACCGCGCTCGCCGTCGGCATCCTGATCAAGGGGCCACTGATCCTGATGTTCGCGGGCCTGACCATCGTCGCGCTCGCGATCCAGGACCGTGACTCGTCTTGGCTCTGGAAGCTGCGCCCGGTCTGGGGCCTGATGTGGACGCTGGTCCTGGTGCTGCCCTGGTTCGTCGCGATCTTCTGGCGCGCGGGTGAGACTTTCTTCACCGATTCCGTCGGCGGCGACATGCTGAGCAAGCTGGGAGCCCAGGAATCCCACGGCGCGCCGCCCGGGCTGTACCTGGCGCTGTTCTGGATCACCTTCTGGCCCGGTGCGCCGCTTGCGGTGATGGCGGCGCCGGCGGTCTGGCGCGCGCGGCGCGAGCCGGGCGCGCAGTTCCTGCTGGCCTGGCTGATCCCGTCCTGGATCGTGTTCGAGGCCGTGTTGACCAAGCTGCCGCATTACGTGCTGCCGCTGTACCCCGCGATCGCGATCCTCACCGCCGGCGCCGTGGAACGGCGCGTGCTGTCGCGGTCGTGGCTGATGCGCGGCGCCGCCTGGTGGTTCGCGATTCCGGCGGCAGCCTCGATCATGGTGGTGGTCGGCGCGGTGATCCTGACTCGGCAGCCGGCCTTCGTGGCCTGGCCGTTCATCGCGGCCGCGCTGATCTTCGGCCTGTTCGCCTGGTGGCTCTACGACAACAACCGTGCCGAGCGCTCGCTGCTCAATGCGCTGGTCGCCGCTTTGATGCTGGCGGTGGTCGTCTACGGCATCGTGCTGCCGTCACTGACCCCGCTGTTTCCGAGCATCGAGATCGCGCGCGCGCTGCGCAACGTCACCTGCGTCGGGCCGAAGGCGGCTTCTGCCGGCTATCACGAGCCGAGCCTCGTCTTCCTAACGGGCACGAAGACGCTGCTGACCGACGGCTCGGGTGCGGCGGACTTCCTCGGGCAGGGCAGCTGTCGCTTCGCACTGATCGAGCAGCGCTCGGAACGCAGCTTCGTGCAGCGCGCCGAGGCGATCGGATTGCGCTACAAGGTCGGCACGCGCATCGACGGCTATAATTTCTCGCAAGGGCGTGCGATCTCGATCTCGATCTTCCGCTCGGAAGGCACCGAATAG
- a CDS encoding phosphatase PAP2 family protein: MRGPTDIAPRAGYPAQLLAVSWRALAQLVRSPSHSRRAEAARKLARHSLWLSAAGAALAIVLMVAFDQTEIQLMPARGTPGLWPIRILTDFGKDEYLLSVMGAGLVVLALVAAGLHGRRRALLLGLGTRLQFMFLSVAVSAFAAEILKYVIGRGRPFVGGKANAFNFVPFEGTGAYASLPSGHAVAAFALAFAVSALWPRLRVFMFTYAIVILLTRLVLLAHHPSDVVAGALVGTVGAMTVRYWFAARRLGFAIRSDGAIVAIPGPFKRVARGASAP, translated from the coding sequence ATGCGGGGCCCGACCGACATCGCGCCGCGTGCAGGCTATCCTGCGCAATTGCTCGCCGTGTCCTGGCGCGCGCTGGCCCAGCTCGTGCGCTCGCCCTCGCATTCGCGCCGCGCCGAGGCCGCCCGGAAGCTGGCGCGACACTCGCTGTGGCTCAGCGCCGCCGGCGCAGCCCTGGCCATCGTGCTGATGGTCGCGTTCGACCAGACCGAGATCCAGCTGATGCCGGCGCGCGGAACGCCGGGCCTGTGGCCGATCCGTATCCTTACCGATTTCGGCAAGGACGAGTATCTGCTGTCAGTGATGGGGGCCGGGCTAGTGGTTCTGGCGCTCGTTGCGGCAGGGCTGCATGGGAGGCGCCGCGCGCTGCTGCTCGGCCTCGGCACGCGGCTGCAATTCATGTTCCTGTCGGTTGCCGTGTCGGCATTCGCCGCCGAGATCCTGAAATATGTCATCGGCCGCGGGCGTCCGTTTGTCGGCGGCAAGGCCAATGCGTTCAACTTCGTCCCGTTCGAAGGGACGGGGGCCTATGCGAGCCTGCCCTCGGGGCATGCGGTGGCCGCGTTCGCGCTGGCGTTTGCAGTCTCGGCCTTGTGGCCGCGTTTGCGCGTGTTCATGTTCACTTACGCAATCGTGATCCTGCTGACGCGCCTCGTGCTGCTCGCGCATCATCCAAGCGACGTCGTGGCCGGCGCCCTGGTGGGAACGGTCGGCGCCATGACCGTGCGCTACTGGTTTGCGGCCCGAAGGCTGGGTTTTGCCATCCGCTCCGATGGTGCCATCGTGGCCATCCCGGGCCCTTTCAAAAGGGTTGCCCGCGGGGCATCCGCCCCATAA
- a CDS encoding glycosyltransferase family 2 protein, translating into MSTSQPSVSIVVPVRNEADNIVPLVEEITAALDGRWDYEIIYVNDGSTDATGERLAAIMKQRSNLRQLRHARSGGQSAAVRSGVRAARGVIVATLDGDGQNNPAFLPDLIATVEKGAGRVGLAAGQRIGRKDTGFKKLQSRVANGVRNAILKDGTRDTGCGLKAFRRDVFLMLPYFDGLHRFLPALVRREGYDIAYVDVIDRPRHSGVSNYGFFDRLWIGIMDLAGVWWLIRRKKPTPDVTEVNA; encoded by the coding sequence TTGTCGACGTCCCAGCCTTCGGTTTCCATCGTCGTTCCCGTGCGCAACGAAGCCGACAACATCGTGCCGCTGGTCGAGGAGATCACGGCGGCGCTCGATGGCCGCTGGGACTACGAGATCATCTACGTCAACGACGGCTCGACCGATGCGACCGGCGAGCGGCTTGCCGCCATCATGAAGCAGCGGAGCAATCTGCGGCAGCTGCGCCATGCGCGATCGGGCGGTCAATCGGCGGCCGTGCGCAGCGGCGTGCGCGCGGCGCGCGGGGTCATCGTGGCTACGCTCGACGGCGACGGTCAGAACAATCCGGCGTTTCTGCCGGACCTGATCGCGACGGTCGAGAAGGGCGCGGGGCGCGTCGGGCTCGCCGCCGGCCAGCGGATCGGGCGCAAGGACACCGGCTTCAAGAAGCTTCAGTCGCGCGTGGCGAACGGGGTTCGCAACGCGATCCTGAAGGACGGCACGCGCGATACCGGCTGCGGGTTGAAGGCGTTCCGGCGCGACGTTTTCCTGATGCTGCCCTATTTCGACGGGCTGCATCGCTTCCTGCCGGCGCTGGTCCGCCGCGAAGGCTACGACATCGCCTATGTCGACGTGATCGACCGGCCGCGCCATTCCGGCGTATCCAATTACGGCTTCTTCGACCGGCTGTGGATCGGCATCATGGATCTCGCCGGCGTGTGGTGGCTGATCCGCCGCAAGAAGCCTACTCCCGATGTGACCGAGGTGAACGCATGA
- a CDS encoding lipid-A-disaccharide synthase N-terminal domain-containing protein: MIIQYGQALSNYLYDVFVAKFDFWLAFGLVAQLFFTARFLVQWIASERAGNSVVPMAFWFCSMGGGLMTLVYGVVKREPVIILGQSLATIIYIRNIMLIWKNRGTASKTLDR, from the coding sequence ATGATCATTCAATACGGTCAGGCGCTGAGCAACTATCTCTACGACGTGTTCGTCGCCAAGTTCGATTTCTGGCTGGCGTTCGGCCTCGTCGCGCAATTGTTCTTCACCGCGCGCTTCCTGGTGCAGTGGATCGCCAGCGAACGCGCCGGCAACAGCGTGGTGCCGATGGCGTTCTGGTTCTGCTCGATGGGCGGCGGGCTGATGACGCTGGTCTATGGCGTCGTGAAACGCGAGCCGGTCATCATTCTCGGACAGTCGCTCGCGACGATCATCTACATCAGAAACATCATGCTGATCTGGAAGAACCGCGGCACCGCCTCGAAGACGCTTGACCGCTGA
- a CDS encoding Na/Pi cotransporter family protein → MGTLVLLDLMGGVALLLWGLHMVHSGILRAFGPDLRRLLGKALGNRFNAFAAGLGLTALLQSSTATALITSSFAAEGLVSLAAALAIMLGANVGTTLIVQVLSFNIAAVAPVLFVIGLAAFRSGPRSRIKDMGRVCIGLGLMLLALHILLDTLAPAENAPGVRVVMSAITGDPILCIVIAGLVTWAVHSSVASVLLIMSLAYSQFITPEAALALVLGANLGSAINPVFEGARRDDPASYRLPVGNLINRVIGIALVLPFLGVIAGHMHAWQPDLAKMTAAFHIAFNVGTAVLFIGLLDAMSRLLTRLLPDRIREADPARPRYLDETALETPSLALADAARETLRMGDLVEVMLRKVMAAMMTGDRALVDQVSKTDNLVDGLDEAIKLYVTKLMRGSLDESEGRRAMEIISFAINLEHIGDIIDKSLSELATKKIKHRFQFSAEGAEELAAFHKRTMDSLRIAFGVFMSGDANEARKLLVEKTALRNTELAAVERHLDRLREGRPETIETTSLHLDVLRDLRRIHSHICSVAYPVLDAAGEPYRRHEADRAALPASGAASALPR, encoded by the coding sequence ATGGGAACGTTGGTTCTGCTCGACCTAATGGGCGGCGTTGCGTTGCTGTTGTGGGGCCTGCACATGGTCCACAGCGGGATCCTGCGCGCCTTCGGTCCCGACCTGCGCCGCCTGCTCGGCAAGGCACTCGGCAACCGCTTCAATGCATTCGCTGCCGGCCTCGGTCTCACCGCGCTGCTCCAGAGCAGCACGGCCACCGCGCTGATCACCTCTTCCTTCGCTGCCGAAGGCCTCGTCAGCCTTGCCGCCGCGCTTGCCATCATGCTGGGGGCCAATGTCGGCACGACGCTGATCGTGCAGGTGCTGTCGTTCAACATCGCAGCCGTTGCGCCGGTGTTATTCGTGATCGGGCTCGCCGCCTTCCGCTCCGGCCCGCGCTCGCGGATCAAGGACATGGGCCGCGTCTGCATCGGCCTCGGCCTGATGCTGCTCGCGCTCCACATTCTGCTCGACACGCTGGCGCCGGCCGAGAACGCGCCCGGCGTGCGCGTCGTGATGTCGGCGATCACGGGCGATCCCATCCTGTGCATCGTCATCGCCGGGCTCGTCACCTGGGCGGTGCATTCGAGCGTTGCCAGCGTGCTGCTGATCATGTCGCTGGCCTATTCGCAGTTCATTACGCCTGAAGCTGCCCTCGCACTGGTACTCGGAGCCAATCTCGGCAGCGCCATCAATCCGGTGTTCGAGGGCGCCAGGCGCGACGATCCCGCGAGCTATCGCCTGCCGGTCGGCAATCTCATCAACCGCGTGATCGGGATTGCCCTCGTCCTGCCGTTCCTGGGCGTGATCGCCGGGCACATGCACGCCTGGCAGCCCGACCTCGCCAAGATGACGGCGGCCTTCCATATCGCCTTCAACGTCGGCACGGCCGTTCTCTTCATCGGCCTGCTCGATGCCATGTCGCGCCTGCTGACCCGGCTGCTGCCGGATCGCATCCGGGAGGCCGATCCGGCGCGCCCGCGCTATCTCGACGAGACCGCGCTGGAGACGCCGTCACTGGCGCTCGCGGACGCCGCCCGCGAGACTCTGCGCATGGGCGATCTCGTCGAGGTCATGCTGCGCAAGGTGATGGCTGCGATGATGACGGGGGACCGTGCGCTGGTCGACCAGGTCTCGAAGACGGACAATCTCGTTGACGGCCTCGACGAGGCCATCAAGCTCTACGTGACGAAGCTGATGCGGGGCAGCCTCGACGAGAGCGAAGGACGCCGCGCGATGGAGATCATCTCCTTCGCCATCAACCTGGAGCATATCGGCGACATCATCGACAAGAGCCTCAGCGAGCTCGCCACCAAGAAGATCAAGCACCGTTTCCAGTTCTCGGCCGAGGGCGCCGAGGAGCTCGCGGCCTTCCACAAGCGCACGATGGATTCGCTGCGGATCGCCTTCGGCGTCTTCATGTCCGGCGACGCCAACGAGGCGCGCAAGCTGCTGGTGGAGAAGACGGCGCTGCGCAACACCGAGCTCGCCGCCGTCGAGCGCCATCTGGACCGCTTGCGCGAGGGGCGTCCCGAGACCATCGAGACCACGTCGCTGCATCTGGACGTGCTGCGCGACCTGCGCCGCATCCATTCGCACATCTGCTCGGTGGCCTATCCGGTGCTGGACGCGGCCGGCGAGCCCTATCGCCGACATGAGGCCGATCGTGCCGCCCTGCCCGCCTCAGGCGCGGCGTCGGCGCTGCCGCGCTAA
- the metC gene encoding cystathionine beta-lyase: MDSSHPSQQHAETRLVTSGRDTKAQKGFVNPPVFHGSTVLYPTAEDLHAHRGEFTYGRHGSPTTKAFQETLMALEGPQCAGVGIVPSGLSAISTALLSVLKAGDHLLVCDNVYRPSRNFCNGMLTRYGVETTYFDPLIGAGIDKLFKPNTRAVLVEAPGSQSFEMPDIRVIAEVAHGRSALVIDDNTWATPLYHRSLDQGVDISMQAATKYIGGHSDIMFGTISANAKAWPQIAEGIRLLGVCAGPDDVFLALRGLRTLSVRLAQHHRSGLDMARWLAGRSEVARVLHPGLETDPGHAIWKRDFTGASGLFSIVLKPAPQKAVDTMLNTLKLFGMGFSWGGFESLAIPFDCDAYRTATKWAPGGPTLRLHIGLENVADLKADLDRGFAALKAAM; encoded by the coding sequence ATGGATTCCTCACACCCTTCCCAGCAGCATGCCGAGACCCGGCTGGTCACCTCCGGCCGCGACACCAAGGCGCAGAAGGGGTTCGTCAATCCGCCGGTCTTCCACGGCTCGACCGTGCTCTATCCGACCGCCGAGGACCTGCACGCCCATCGCGGCGAGTTCACCTATGGCCGCCACGGTTCCCCCACGACCAAGGCGTTCCAGGAGACGCTGATGGCGCTGGAGGGGCCGCAATGCGCCGGCGTCGGCATCGTCCCGTCGGGGCTGTCGGCGATCTCCACCGCCCTGCTCTCGGTGCTGAAGGCCGGCGACCATCTCCTGGTCTGCGACAACGTCTATCGGCCCTCACGCAATTTCTGCAACGGCATGCTCACCCGCTATGGCGTGGAGACCACCTATTTCGATCCGCTGATCGGCGCCGGGATCGACAAGCTGTTCAAGCCCAACACCCGGGCCGTGCTGGTCGAGGCGCCGGGCTCGCAGTCGTTCGAGATGCCCGACATCCGCGTGATCGCCGAGGTCGCGCATGGCCGCAGCGCGCTCGTCATCGACGACAACACCTGGGCAACCCCGCTCTATCACCGCTCGCTCGACCAGGGCGTCGACATCAGCATGCAGGCCGCGACCAAATATATCGGCGGCCATTCCGACATCATGTTCGGCACCATCTCGGCCAACGCCAAGGCCTGGCCGCAGATTGCCGAGGGCATTCGCCTACTCGGCGTCTGCGCCGGACCCGACGACGTCTTCCTCGCGCTGCGCGGTTTGCGCACGCTGTCGGTACGCCTCGCGCAGCATCATCGCTCGGGGCTCGACATGGCGCGCTGGCTCGCCGGCCGGTCCGAGGTTGCGCGCGTGCTGCATCCGGGTCTCGAGACCGATCCAGGTCACGCGATCTGGAAGCGCGACTTCACCGGCGCTTCGGGCCTCTTCAGCATCGTGCTGAAGCCGGCGCCGCAGAAGGCGGTCGACACCATGCTCAACACGCTCAAACTGTTCGGCATGGGCTTTTCCTGGGGCGGCTTCGAGAGCCTTGCAATTCCCTTCGACTGCGACGCCTATCGCACCGCGACCAAATGGGCGCCGGGCGGCCCGACGCTGCGCCTGCACATCGGGCTCGAGAACGTCGCCGATCTCAAGGCTGATCTCGACCGCGGCTTCGCTGCCCTCAAAGCAGCAATGTGA
- a CDS encoding amino acid ABC transporter substrate-binding protein, with the protein MKRVTLALTLALAAGLSTQAADAQTLKTVKDRGMLSCGVSQGLPGFSSPDDKGNWTGLDVDLCRAIAGAIFNDPSKVKYVPLSAKDRFTALQSGEIDVLSRNTTWTISRDTSLGANFTGVTYYDGQGFMVKKSLKVNSALELNSASVCVQTGTTTEQNLADYFKANNMKYEVIAFGTNDETVKAYEAGRCDVFTTDQSGLYANRLKLASPNDHMVLPEIISKEPLGPMVRHGDDQWFDIVKWTLFAMITAEELGVTSKNVDEKAKLENPELKRVLGSDGNFGEQLGLTKDWVVRIVKTVGNYGEVFDRNVGAGSPLAINRGLNNLWNKGGLQYAPPIR; encoded by the coding sequence ATGAAACGCGTAACCCTGGCACTCACACTTGCTCTCGCCGCCGGCCTGTCCACCCAAGCCGCCGATGCGCAAACGCTCAAGACCGTCAAGGACCGTGGCATGCTGTCCTGCGGCGTCAGCCAGGGCCTGCCGGGCTTCTCGTCGCCCGACGACAAGGGCAACTGGACCGGTCTCGACGTCGACCTCTGCCGCGCCATCGCCGGGGCGATCTTCAACGATCCGAGCAAGGTCAAATACGTGCCGCTGTCCGCCAAGGACCGCTTCACGGCGCTGCAATCCGGCGAGATCGACGTGCTTTCGCGCAACACCACCTGGACCATCTCGCGCGACACCTCGCTCGGCGCCAACTTCACCGGCGTGACCTATTACGACGGGCAGGGCTTCATGGTGAAGAAGTCGCTCAAGGTGAACTCGGCGCTCGAGCTCAACAGCGCATCGGTCTGCGTGCAGACCGGCACCACCACCGAGCAGAATCTCGCCGACTACTTCAAGGCCAACAACATGAAGTACGAGGTGATCGCGTTCGGCACCAACGACGAAACGGTCAAGGCCTATGAAGCCGGCCGCTGCGACGTGTTCACCACCGACCAGTCGGGCCTGTACGCCAACCGCCTCAAGCTCGCCAGTCCCAACGACCACATGGTGCTCCCCGAGATCATCTCCAAGGAACCGCTCGGGCCGATGGTGCGCCACGGCGACGATCAGTGGTTCGACATCGTGAAATGGACGCTGTTCGCGATGATCACCGCCGAAGAGCTCGGCGTGACCTCCAAGAACGTCGACGAGAAGGCGAAGCTGGAAAACCCGGAGCTGAAGCGCGTGCTCGGCAGCGACGGCAATTTCGGCGAACAGCTCGGCCTGACCAAGGATTGGGTGGTGCGGATCGTGAAGACGGTCGGCAATTACGGCGAGGTGTTCGACCGCAACGTCGGCGCCGGCTCGCCGCTCGCGATCAACCGCGGTCTGAACAATCTCTGGAACAAGGGCGGTCTCCAGTACGCGCCGCCGATCCGCTGA
- a CDS encoding amino acid ABC transporter permease: protein MSTEARKPPPQIALKIRRMLGGKAGWNGIAVQFAFAAILGWIGYEIVSNARANLANQHIAAGFGFLRNNAGFDVNQTLISYTGSDTFLRVFVVGLLNTLVVSVVGIVLATVLGFIVALCRLSPNWLLSRVGEIYVEVIRNLPLLFQILFWYLAVLAALPNPRQSISLLGISFLSNRGLVIPSPIGGSGFVPFLAMLALGIVASLALRIHARRALFQRGEVIRIWPYVLGLLVGLPLATVLVFGLPFTFELPQLKGFNFAGGARIIPEFVALTLALATYTAAFIAEIVRAGILSVHKGQMEAGSSLGLGRGTTLRLIVVPQAMRVIVPPLTNQYLNLTKNSSLAVAIGYPDLVSVFAGTSLSQTGQAIEIIAMTMGVYLLISLLTSAIMSVYGWRVSRSLGA, encoded by the coding sequence ATGAGCACCGAAGCCCGTAAACCGCCGCCCCAGATTGCGCTGAAGATCAGGCGCATGCTGGGCGGCAAGGCAGGCTGGAACGGCATCGCCGTCCAGTTTGCCTTCGCGGCGATCCTGGGCTGGATCGGCTATGAGATCGTCTCCAACGCCCGCGCCAATCTCGCGAACCAGCACATTGCCGCGGGCTTCGGCTTCCTCAGGAACAATGCCGGCTTCGACGTCAACCAGACCCTGATCTCCTACACCGGCTCGGACACGTTCCTGCGCGTGTTCGTGGTCGGGCTCCTCAACACGCTCGTGGTCTCGGTGGTCGGCATCGTCCTCGCCACCGTGCTCGGCTTCATCGTCGCGCTCTGCCGGCTCTCCCCGAACTGGCTGCTGTCCCGCGTCGGCGAGATCTACGTCGAGGTCATCCGCAATCTGCCGCTCTTGTTCCAGATCCTGTTCTGGTACCTCGCGGTGCTGGCGGCGCTGCCCAATCCGCGGCAGAGCATCTCGCTGCTCGGCATCAGCTTTCTGAGCAATCGCGGTCTCGTCATTCCGTCGCCGATTGGCGGCAGCGGCTTCGTGCCGTTCCTGGCGATGCTGGCGCTCGGCATCGTGGCATCGCTGGCCCTGCGCATTCATGCACGGCGCGCGCTGTTTCAGCGGGGAGAGGTGATCCGGATCTGGCCTTACGTGCTGGGCCTCTTGGTCGGGCTGCCGCTCGCGACCGTGCTGGTGTTTGGTCTGCCCTTTACCTTCGAGCTGCCGCAGCTCAAGGGGTTCAATTTTGCCGGCGGCGCGCGCATCATTCCGGAGTTCGTGGCGCTGACGCTGGCGCTGGCGACCTACACCGCCGCCTTCATCGCCGAGATCGTGCGCGCCGGCATCCTGTCCGTGCACAAGGGGCAGATGGAGGCGGGATCCTCCCTGGGCCTGGGCCGCGGCACCACGCTCCGGCTGATCGTCGTGCCGCAGGCCATGCGCGTCATCGTGCCGCCGCTGACCAACCAGTATCTCAACCTGACCAAGAACTCCTCGCTGGCGGTCGCGATCGGCTATCCCGACCTCGTGTCGGTGTTCGCCGGCACCTCGCTGAGCCAGACCGGGCAGGCGATCGAGATCATCGCCATGACGATGGGCGTCTACCTCTTGATCTCCCTCCTCACCAGCGCGATCATGAGCGTCTATGGGTGGCGCGTCAGCCGGAGCCTCGGCGCATGA